Part of the Legionella cardiaca genome, TAGCCATGGGAGCGATTGCTTCTGGCTCCACAGTAATTTTTAATGAAGAGATAATTGACGCTTTACATGTCTCCAAAGAGGCAATCGATAGCGTTATTCACTCTGAAGAACAAGAACTGGCTCGTCGTGAAAACATGTACCGTCACAATCAGCCCTATCCGAGTCTTAAAAATAAAATCGTTATTTTAGTAGATGATGGCGTTGCTACAGGCGCTACCATGCGTGCAGCCATTAAATCACTAAGAAAACAGAATCCTGCGCGTCTTGTTATGGCCATTCCAGTTGCAGCCTATTCGACTTACCAGGAAATGGCAAAACTCGTTGATGAGATCATCTGTCCATTACAACCACTACATTTTTATGCAGTGGGCTTATGGTATGAAGATTTTGCTCAAACCAGCGATAATGAAGTGTCTGCGTTACTGGCCAATAAAACTAGCAACACGTTTAAATCGCCAGTTTTGTAGTACCAGGGAGGCTCTATGAGATTTTCCATTGAGGTAGAACACGCCATTACTATTGAAAATGATGGTATTATTCTTAATGGAATTTTATATATCCCTCAAAATGCTGTAGGTATTGTCCTCTTTGCGCACGGCAGTGGTAGTAGTCGCTTTAGTGTTCGAAATCAATTTGTTGCTCATGCATTAAATAAAGCCCAATTAGCCACTTTATTATTTGATTTATTAACACCTGAAGAAGAGGCGCTTGATCTTCGCACACGCGAGTTTCGTT contains:
- a CDS encoding phosphoribosyltransferase, yielding MDKFINRHEAGRILADQLKSYANNPDVIVLALPRGGAPVGYEIAKALSAPLDVFIVRKLGVPGHEELAMGAIASGSTVIFNEEIIDALHVSKEAIDSVIHSEEQELARRENMYRHNQPYPSLKNKIVILVDDGVATGATMRAAIKSLRKQNPARLVMAIPVAAYSTYQEMAKLVDEIICPLQPLHFYAVGLWYEDFAQTSDNEVSALLANKTSNTFKSPVL